TCCGTTCGGACGCGTTCCATTCGGACGCCGAGCCGGCACGGAGCGTCGGCGTTCTCGCCCACGCGACTCCGCCGTCGGCGGGGTACGAAGCCAAGCACGCCAATGCCGTACCCTGCGTCGCCGGTTGAACGCAGAAGGGAATCCGTCGCGTGGCACGCCAAGAGAGCTTCATGGAGGACTTCAAGCGGTTCTTCGGCCGTGGGCTCGCCGTCTTGCTGCCCTCCATCTTGACGCTCTGGCTGCTGTGGCAGGCGTTCGTCTTCCTCTTCAACAACGTGGCCGAGCCCATCAATCGCGGCATCCGCGTGGTGGTCGTCGAGATCGCTCCACGCGTGACGCCCGAGGACCAGCGGCCCGAGTTCATGCTCGTCGAGCCCGGCGAGATCGACGAGTTCCTGGCATCGCCCGAAGGTCGGCCGTTCCGGGGCCGCTCGACGCAGGTCGTGCGCGAGCACCTCGTGCGACAGCAACTCGGCGAGTTCTGGAACCAACACTGGTACCTCCAAGGCGCCGGCTTGCTCGTGGCGATCATGCTGATCTATCTGGCCGGCCTCTTGCTGGGAAACTACCTTGGCCGCCGCGTGTACGCCCGTGTCGAACGCCTGATCGCACAGATTCCCGGCTTCAAGCAGGTGTATCCCCACGTGAAGCAGGTCGTCGAACTCATCATGGGGGAGCGAAAGGTCGCCTTCCGCCGCGTGGTGATGGTGCAGTACCCCAGGCGGGGGATCTGGACCATGGGTCTGGTGACCAGCGACTCGATCACGACCGTCCACGAGGCGGCCGGCGTGCCGTGCATCGCGGTGTTCATTCCCTCGACGCCCACGCCCTTTACCGGCTTTGCCATTACGGTGCCGCGGGACGAGGCGATCGACATCCCCATGTCGATCGACGAGGCCATCCGGTACTTCATCACCGGGGGGACGCTGGTGCCCGACCGGTTCAGGCCGCCCGGGGCGGACAATTCGGCGATCTCGCCGCCGCCGGCCACCGAAGCCGATCAACCGCCAGCCGCCCAATCGCGATAGGAACGGTCTGGTGGGTATGCTTGAGCGAGCCGGCCGGGATGGCCGGCCAGAAGTGCCGGCGTAGTGAGCCGGCCGTGTCGCCGGAAAGAAGGGACGGACACCATGCGCATTGAAGTCGTCGGCCGACACCTCACGATCACCGACGCGATCCGTCAGCACGCCGAGGAAAAGTCCGAGAAGCTCACGCGCTTCTTCGACCGCATCCTGAGCGTGACCTGGACGATCGAGCATCACAACAACTCCTCGGGCGACTCGTTCGAGGTCGAGTTGATCGTCGACGTTGAGCACCACGACGACCTGGTGAGCAAGGACACTGGTGGCGACCTCTACGGCGTGATCGATTCCGTGCAGCACAAGGGCATCCGCCAGCTCAGCGACCTGCACGACAAGGTGAAGGTCCAGAAGAGGCAGGCGCACTGACCATGGCCATGAAGCTCACCGAGATCGTGACGCAGGACGCCGTCCTGCCCGAGTTGCAGGCAACCGAGCGCGACGACGCCATCGTGGAGATGATCGACGCGCTCGTCGCTGCGGGCGCTGCGAACGCCGAGCACCGCGACGAGCTCGTTGCCGCCGTGCTCGAGCGTGAGCGCAAGGGCTCGACCGGCTTCGGGCGTGGCGTTGCCGTACCGCACGTCAAGCACGCCGGCGTGACGAAGATGGCCGCGAGCATCGCCCGGAGCGGCAAGGGCATCGACTTCAGCGCTCTCGACCGCCAGCCCGTGTACTCCGTCGTTCTGCTGCTCAGCCCGGAGGACAGCCCCGAGGAGCATCTCAAGGCCATGGAGGTCATCTTCAAGAGCCTGGGCAACGAGACGTTCCGCCGGTTCTTGCGGCAGGCGTCGACACGCGACGAGATCATCGAGCTGCTGCACGAAGCCGACCACCAGAAGCTGCCCGGCTGAGCATCGCTTCCTCACGGAGACACGGATTGGCCAAGGAGTGCGCCGCCAGGGTGACCGTCGTAAACCGGCTGGGCCTGCACGCGCGTCCGGCGACGGCGGTGGCAGACTGCGCCCAGCAGTTCTCGAGCCAGATCGCACTCAAGCGCGACGACCAGGAGATCGACGGCAAGTCGATCATGCAGATCATGCTGCTCGCCGCGACCCAGGGAGTCGAACTCGAGGTCATCGCACGCGGCGACGACGCCGAGGAGGCCTGCAAGGCCCTGGGCGACCTATTCGCGCGAGGGTTCGATGAAGAGTGAGACTCCGAGCCCCGCTGGCCCCGGCCCCTTGCCCGAGCAACTCCGCTGCCCGATCACGG
This Phycisphaerales bacterium DNA region includes the following protein-coding sequences:
- a CDS encoding HPr family phosphocarrier protein, with protein sequence MTVVNRLGLHARPATAVADCAQQFSSQIALKRDDQEIDGKSIMQIMLLAATQGVELEVIARGDDAEEACKALGDLFARGFDEE
- a CDS encoding DUF502 domain-containing protein yields the protein MARQESFMEDFKRFFGRGLAVLLPSILTLWLLWQAFVFLFNNVAEPINRGIRVVVVEIAPRVTPEDQRPEFMLVEPGEIDEFLASPEGRPFRGRSTQVVREHLVRQQLGEFWNQHWYLQGAGLLVAIMLIYLAGLLLGNYLGRRVYARVERLIAQIPGFKQVYPHVKQVVELIMGERKVAFRRVVMVQYPRRGIWTMGLVTSDSITTVHEAAGVPCIAVFIPSTPTPFTGFAITVPRDEAIDIPMSIDEAIRYFITGGTLVPDRFRPPGADNSAISPPPATEADQPPAAQSR
- a CDS encoding PTS sugar transporter subunit IIA, which produces MAMKLTEIVTQDAVLPELQATERDDAIVEMIDALVAAGAANAEHRDELVAAVLERERKGSTGFGRGVAVPHVKHAGVTKMAASIARSGKGIDFSALDRQPVYSVVLLLSPEDSPEEHLKAMEVIFKSLGNETFRRFLRQASTRDEIIELLHEADHQKLPG
- the raiA gene encoding ribosome-associated translation inhibitor RaiA, translating into MRIEVVGRHLTITDAIRQHAEEKSEKLTRFFDRILSVTWTIEHHNNSSGDSFEVELIVDVEHHDDLVSKDTGGDLYGVIDSVQHKGIRQLSDLHDKVKVQKRQAH